TGGGCCGGCGGACACACAGCGTCGCGATCACGGCGTAGCTCCGCGTGACCGGGACGCGGCCACAGACGCGGCCAGAGACGCGGCCACACGGGAGTCTTCCGCGATATCACGCCCTCGACCGGCTGCGTGCATCCATGATGCTGCTCGGGGTGGTTCGTCACGCCGCGGTGAGCTACGTGCCCACCGTCTTCTTCGAATGGCCGTACCGGGACGCCCAGGCCGACATGCTCTCCTGGTGGATGATCATCTTCATCCGCGTGTTTCACCTGCCCGTCTTCTTCGCGATCGCGGGGTTCTTTGCCGCGTACCTCGTCGAGACGCGCGGCACCCGGGAGTTCCTCAGGCATCGATGGAGCCGGATCGGGGTGCCGTTCCTGGTGGCCTGGCCCGTCCTGGCGGCCGCGATGTTCTTCATCGTGCCGTTCGCCGCCCAGTTCAGCGCCACCCCGCCGAACGCGGCCTACAGCCTCGCCGAACTGACCTCGGACAGGGCCCTGGACCATCTGTTCATGCACCTGTGGTTCCTCTACCACCTGTTGATCCTGTGCGTGGTCGCGAGCGCGCTTCGCCCGCTGGCCGCGCGGATCCCCGCGGGCGTGCGCGCCCGGGCGCTGGATCTCTGCGGGCGCTGGGTGCACCGGGGAGGCATCGCCGTGTTGATGCTGGCCGCGGGCCTCATCCTCTACCGGATGGAGTCGTGGGCGATCGACTACTACGCCGGCCCGTTCCCCGCCCCGCGCCAGTTGGCGCTGTACGGCCTGTTCTTCGGCTTCGGGTGGATGCTGTTTCGCAGGCGCGAGGCGCTGGAAGGTTTCAAGCGCCCCACGTGGGTTCTCCTCGCCGCCGGGATTCTGTGCTTCCTCGCGTACCGGCATTTCTTTGAGATCGGCTGTCCCCCGAGACCGGACAGGACGTGCGCGGGGGGCGGCGAGGCGCAGCATCTGCCGGCCGTCGTCTTCCTCGCGCTTTCCATGTGGTTCATGGCCTATGGCCTCATCGGCCTGTTCCTGCGCTACCTGAACAGGCCGAGCCCCCGCTGGCGGTACATGGCGGACGCGTCGTACTGGATCTACATCGTCCACGTGCCGTTCGTCATGCTGCTGCCTCTGCCCCTAGCGCGCGTGCCCCTTCCCGGGATCGTCAAGCTCACGCTGGTCTCGGTCGCGGCAATCGGCCTGATCCTGCTGACCTACCGCTACTTCGTCCGACCGACGTTCATCGGGAAGCAACTGAACGGACGCCGGCATCCACACCGGCATCCACGGCGCCGTCCCCGCCGGCATCCACGCTTGACCGCCTGAACCGAGTCCGAGATCCTGCAACGCTGTCCAGCGGTTTCCGAGCGGGAGGCAAAGGACTGAATGAACCTCGAGGTCTTCCTCGTCGGGGGGATTCTCCTGGTCGCGGTGGTCCTGTTCGTCACCGAGAAGATCCGGGTGGATCTCGTCGCGCTGATGGTGATGCTGGGGCTCGTGGTGACCGGCATCCTCGACGGCGAAGAGGCCATCATGGGCTTCGCCAACGAAGCCGTCATCACCATCGCTTCGGTGCTCGTCCTGAGCGGCGCGCTCATGCGGACCGGGGTGGCCCATTTCATCGGCCAGCGCGTGCTCGCGGCATCGGGCGATGGCGTCGGCCGCCTCACCGCGGTGATGATGGCCACGGTCGGCCTCCTGTCGGGCATCATGAACGACATCGGGATCACCGCCCTCATGCTGCCGGTCGTACTGGACATGGCCCGCCGCACCGGGACGCCGCCCTCCAAGCTGCTCATGCCCCTCGCCTTCGGATCCCTGCTCGGCGGGATGACGACCCTGATCGGAACGGCGCCGAACATCCTCGTGAACGGGGCGTTGCAGGATGGCGGGTTCGAGCCGTTCGGGATGTTCTCGTTCACGCCCGTCGGGCTGACCGCGCTCGCCGCGGGAATCGTCTACATGACCTTCCTGGGGCGGCGGCTGTTTCCGGACCGGGATCCGAAGAAGGAATCGACGCCCGCGGATCTGGGCGGACTTTACGACCTGCGCGGCCTGATCGGCATGCTGAGAGCCCCCGAGAATTCCACCCTGGCGGGCAAGACACTGCAGCAAAGCCGCCTGGGCCAGGCCCTGGGTCTGAACGTCGTCGCCGTGCAGCGAAGCGGACAGATGATCCTCGCTCCCGGGACGGACTTCGTCCTGAACGGGGGAGACGAGATGGTGGTCGAAGGAACCCTCGAGAGGTTCGAAGCTCTGCGCGCATGGAAGCAACTGGAGATCGAGTCCAGAGACCGGACTCTGGGGCGGATCACCGATGCCTCCGTCGAGGTGGCGGAACTGGAGCTGGCGGAAGATTCATCGCTGATCGGGCAGACCGTTCGCGAGGCGAATCTGCGCCGGACCCGCCACCTGCACGTCCTCGCGATTCTGCGCGGCGATCGGGCACACCGCACGGGATTGCGGCTCATGACGCTCGCTCCGGGGGACCGCCTGCTGGTTGCGGCGAAGAGCGGGCGCCTCGCCGCACTGGAGGAGGACAAGACCCTCGGAACGGTCCATTCGGTGCCGGCAGGAGAACTGATCTCCCGCTACCAGATGGAACGCAGGATTCAGAGCGTCAGAATCTCGGAAGAATCGCTGCTCGCCGGTCAGTTGCTCGCGGAAACCCGGCTGGCCGACGCGTTCGGGCTGACGGTGGTGGGCATCCTGCGGGCCCATGAGGAGCTGCTCATGCCGGACCCGGACACAAGACTCGAGGGAGGGGACGTCCTCCTCCTCCGGGGACGGTTCGAGGACCTCGAGATCCTGGAGGGGCTCCAGGAACTGACGGTGGGCGACAATCGTCCCCTGGACTTCAGCCGGTTGGAGTCCGACACCATCGGCTTGGCGGAGGCTTCGCTTTCTCCGCGCACGACGTTCGCGGGAAAGACGATCGAGGAACTCAAGTTTCGCAAGAGCTTCGGCGTTTCCATCCTTGCGATATGGCGGAACGGAGAGATCTACCGGAGCGGGCTCCCGAAAATGGAACTGCTCCCGGGCGATGCGTTCCTGCTTCACGGCGACAGGAACAAGCTTGCGCTCCTGGCGGAACACCCGGACTTCCTCGTCATGACCGAGGAAGCGGCGGAGGTGGTGCGAAGCCGGAAGGCGCCGGTCAGCGCCGTCATCATGGCAGGCGTCCTGACGTCGGTGGTCTCGGGCCTGCTGCCGATCTTCATCGCGGCGCCGATCGGGGCGGTCGCGATGGTGCTGACGGGGTGCCTCAACATCGAAGAGGCCTATCGGTGTATCGAGATGAAAGCGGTGGTCCTGATCGCTGGGATGCTCAGCCTGGGAATGGCGATGCAGGAGTCCGGAACCGCCGCGCTGGTGGCCGAGGCGGTGCTGGGATCGCTCGCGGACTTCGGTCCGCTGGCGGTGGTGGCGGGACTCTTCCTGATCACCGCGCTGTCCGCTCAAATGATGCCGACGGCGGCGGTGGCGGTGCTCATGTCGCCCATCGCACTCAGCACGGCCGTCAGTGAAGGGCTCTCGCCCCACGCGCTCATGATGACGGTGGCGGTGGCGAGTTCCTGCGCCTTCATGAGCCCGGTGGGACATCCGGTGAACCTGCTGGTGATGGGGTTCGGGGGATATCGGTTCGTTGATTTCATCAAGGCCGGATTCCCGCTGTTCATCCTGGTCATGGCGGTGGTCCTGACCGTGCTCCCGCTCGTCTGGCAGCTGGCGCCGGCGGGCTGAAGCCCGACGCTCAACGGACCCTGCGGACGGCCAGGTCCAGGCTCTACCGGGGCTGGCGTTTCTGCTATCTTACAGGATGGCGGGAGCGCAGGGATCGACGATCGCGGCAACAACCAGGGAGCCGGCCATGCAGAGTCGAAGCCAGTACCACACGACATTCGCCATCCTGGCTGTGGCGATGCTGAGCCCCATGCAGGTCATCGCCCAGCAGGCCGGCATCACGGGCCGGGTGACCGACCTGGAGACCGGCAGCCCCGTGAGCAACGCCGCCGTCGCGGTGCTCGGCCAGCCATCGGGCCCGGTCGTCGCCGACGAGTCCGGCGCCTTTCAGATCACGGTCGCGGCCGGCACCTACTCCATCCTCGTGACGCGGATCGGCTACGAGACGGCCCGCATTGACGGCGTCAGCGTCGAGGCGGGGGAAACGGAAACCGTCACGGTCGAACTCCGCTCCCGCGCGCTTGCGCTGAACCCGCTGGTCGTCACCGCATCGCGCCGCGAGGAGAAGGAACTCGACGCCCCGGCCTCGGTCTCGACGCTCACCGGCGAGCAGATCTCCCGGATGATCGCGCCCACACCCGCGGATCATGTCAGGACGCTGCCCGGGGTCGACCTCGCGAGCACGGGGCTCACGCAGAGCTACATGGTGGTGCGGGGATTCAACAACGTCTCGTCCGGACGGTTGCTCAGCATCGTGGACAACCGCTACGCGCGCATCCCGGCGCTGAGGATCAACGCCATCAACATGATCCCCACCACCGACATGGACATCGAGCGGATCGAACTGGCGCGCGGACCGGGGGCGGCGCTCTACGGTCCCAACGCGGCCGAGGGCGTCATGCACATCATCACGTCCTCGCCGATCGACAGGCCGGGCACGACGGTGTCGATGGCCGGCGGGGAGCGGTCCGTATTCCAGATGCTCTTCCGGAGCGCGAACGCCGTGTCGGAGCGCTTCGGAATCAAGGTGTCCGGCCAGTACCTGCGGGGGAACGACTGGGAGTACGTGGACCCCTGGGAGGTGGCGGCGCGCGAGGCCAGTCCCGGCCATCCGCGCATCGGCGTGCGCGACCCCGTCAACGAGCGCTACTTCGCGGACGTCCGCACCGACTTCCGGTTCTCCGATGACGGCGAGTTCATCCTGTCGGGCGGTCTCAACAACTCGCTGAGCAGCATTAACCTCACCAGCGTCGGGTCCGCGCAGACGCACGACTGGCAGTACCGCTACGGGCAGGCGCGGCTGCTCAAGGGCCGGCTGTTCGCCCAGTTCTTTCTCAACCAGACGCACTCGGGGGACAACAGCTATCTGCTGCGGAGCGGGGAGCTGATCGTCGACCGGTCGCGCACCATGGCGGCCCAGGTGCAGCACGGGTTCGACTGGGGCGCCCGGCAGCGCTTCACCTACGGGTTCGACTGGCAGCGCACCGAACCGCGCTCCGAGGGCACGATCTACGGCCGCAACGAGGACGACGATCTGCTGGTCGAGACCGGCGCCTATCTGCACTCCGAGACGGGTCTGGGCGACCGGTTCGACCTGGTGACCGCACTGCGGGTCGACCACCACAACCGCCTGACGGACGTCAACCTGTCGCCCCGGGCGGCGCTCGTGTTCCGTCCCGCGGAGGGCCACAACCTGCGCCTCAACTACAACCAGGCGTACGCGACGCCCTCGACGTCCGCCATGTTCCTGGACATCCCCACCGGCAGGCTCCCGATCGCGCCCGGCGTCGGATACACGCTGCGTGCGCACGGCGTCCCTTCCGGGGGACTCACCTTTTCGGACCGGTGCCAGGGGGGACTCATGGACCACTGCATGCGGTCCCCGTTCCTCCCGGGCCAGCTCCCCGCCAACGCCGCGCTGTTCTGGGACGCGCTGATCGAACAGTTCGCGCCCGCGACGCTGCGGCCCTTGCTGCTGGGGCCCGGCATGCGCCCCACCGATCCCGCGCTGGGCACGGTCTTCCGGCGTCTCAACACCGATGCGCTCGGACCGGCCGGTGGAGACGTATTCCCCCTCGACTCCGGGCCCGTCGAACTGCCCGAACTCGTCCCGACCGTCTTCAACAGCATCGAGGCGGGGTACAAGGGATTGATCCGGAACCGCGTACGGCTGGCCGTCGACGTGTATTTCGCCAACGTCGAGAATTTCGTCGGCGCGCTGAAGGTCGAATCCCCCAACGTCTTCCTCGACCCGGCCTCCACGGGCGCGTTCCTGGCGAGCCGTCTCGGGCCGCTGGTGCAGGCCGGGCATGTCACGACCGAACAGATCGCCGAACTGGCCGCCGGTCTCGCCGAAGTCCCGGTCGGCGCCGTCACTCCGGACCAGTTCGACGCGCCGGACCTGCTGCTGGCTTCGCGCAACTTCGGCTCGGCCAGCTACTGGGGCGCCGACTTCTCCACCCAGTTCATCGTCTCCGACCGGGTCAGCCTGACCGCCGCCTACTCCTTCCAGAGCAGGGAGTGCTTCGACTTTGACGAGGACGGGGACTGCCCCGGAAGCGACGACCTGGCGCTCAATGCCCCGAGCCACAAGGGCTCCGTGGGGTTCGCGTTCACCGACCGCGCCCGCGGATTCGTGCTCGACGGGCGCTGGCGCTTCACCGATGGTTTCGACATGAGGTCGGGCGTGTTCGCCGGGGCCGTGGACGCCTACCACGTCCTGGACCTGACGGCCGGCTATCAGCTTCCCTTCCAGCCGAACGCACGCCTCGAACTGACGGTGTACAACCTGCTCAACAACCTGCACCGGGAGTTCGTGGGGGCGCCGGAACTCGGAAGGCTGGCCCTGTTGCGGCTGCGCTACGACTTCTGAGATCGGCGATCCAGATATCGTTGGTGGGGATCGGGCGGCCCTTCGCTCGCAGGGCCGCCGCGATTCACTCCCGCATCGCCTCGTCGATCGTCTCGAAGTGCCTGAGCGCCCGTTCGATCTCGTCCGCCTCCGCGTCGCTCCAGGAGCCGATGAAACAATCCAGCGACGACCCGACCGCGTCCGCCGCCTGTCCGCCCTCCAGCCCCGCCCCCCGGCGCAGCAGTTTGACGGCGGCTCGGTTGAGCGATGTGCCGTCGCGGTTCGCCAAGCGGCGAATCGCCCCGGTCAGATCGTCCCCCAGGCCTCTAACGGTGAGCTGTTTCATATCCCGATCTCATTGTGACCACAGCCGGGTGTAGCCGGATCCGATGTCGTACCTGAGTGCCGTTTGGGCGTTCCCGTCGCCGTCGAACGCCCGAGGCTCAAGGGGATGCCTCGCGGCGGCCTGCTTGACCGTTATTGATATGGGGTTATCGTTACCGTCGAGATCATGTCCGAGGCGGGCAGATCCAATAACGGAACGAGGTGAAAACGTGAGACATCTTCAATCGAAACTGCCACTCGTCTTGGCGACCGCGGGACTGCTGGTCCTTGGCGCCTGCGGCGGCGACGACCCCATGGACCCCATGGACGACCACGAGGATCACGCCGAAGAAGTCGAGGGCGTGGTTCTGTCGCTGAGCGGCCAGACCATCGCGTCCTATGACGGACACGACGGAGCGTGGACCGGAGAACTCGAGGTCGAGCCGGGCGAGGAAACGGCCCACATCAGCGTGCAGTTCACAGACCACGACGGGCACGCAGTGACGCTCGGCAGTGACTTCTACCTGCGGGTGGACGTCGCGAACGAGTCCATCGCCGAGTTCGAGCAGGACTCTCCCGGCGAGTTCGGGGGACACCTGCACGGAGGGATGGAGGGCGACACCGAGGTCACCTTCAGCCTCATGCACGGGGCCGTCGGATCGGGGCACGCGGACTTCGTCACCGCACCCCTCCACGTGCACGTGCACGCCCACTAAGCAGCAGGGCTCAACCCGTCGCGGCAAGTCCCGAACACCCTCCCCGGAGCGGTTCCCGGGGAGGGTTCGCTGTTCAGATGCGCTCGGCCCCGGATCGGCGATTAGCTACGCGCGGGATACCACTCTCGTAAAGCGGTCCTGATTTTGCGAAACGCGGGGTCGCGGCATCCTGCGAGAGAGGTGCCCGCGGCGATCTCACCGAAGATTCGGGCCGAGCGCTTTCGCCGTGCTTCCCGCAAGCACTTGAGCATAGCGGCCTTCGGATCATGGGGCTTGGCCGTCCCAGGGTCCCAGAGTTTCTCGGCAGCCAACCAGGCGCGGAGCGCTTGATGTCCGCCCGTCCAACCAAGCGCGGTGCGGACGGCGGGTGAATCGGACCAGACCCACGTCTCAAGTTCCGGATCGATCACGACCGCCCTTCCCCGGTCCTCCCATCCGCTCAGGCGGAGCCCGTGCTCGACACCCGCCTCGATGTCCTCCCGTGACCCGGGATCTCCGCAACCGTGGCGGTCAAAAACCACGAGGGCATGATCGAATCGGTGACTAAAGGGCCGGAGAAACTCGGTGGCGTAAACCCGGCACCCGGGATCGCGGCCTGGATGCCGCCGGATATCGTACTGGAACCGCGATACTCCCAGAGCTTCCGGGCGGGCAAACAGCTCCGTGAGGGTCTCCTCGGTATCTCGATCCGCAGCCACCACGATCAGCCCACCGGTGCCCGGCTCCACGGTCACCCGATCACCCCTTTGGCGAACAGAACGGTCTTGTCGATCGAGCCTTGCCAATTTCGGAGGAGCGGGTGTTCGCTGCCGACGACGACATCGCTCGCCCCTTCGGCATTCTTGTCGAAGCAGAGAATCTCGTGTGGTTCCACGAGCGCGAGGAGCGACGGAGAGTGCGTAGTGACGAGCACCTGTGCGTCGTAAGCGGACGACAGCGAATCGCGAATTCCCTCCAGGGCAAGGGGATGAACGCCGTTTTCCGGTTCTTCCAGGAGGTATATCTCGCCGTCACCGGGTATGTACGCGAGAAGGGTCAAGGCCAGCAGCCGCAACGTACCGTCGGATGCCGTCCATGACGGGACCTCCATTCCTGTATCGTATTGGAGCATGAGATACGCGTGACGGTCCTCGGAGCGCACGACCACGGAGACATCCTCCAGATCGGCCAGAATGGTTCGCACGTGGCCCAGCCATTCCTTGTAGTCGGCTGGGTGGCGTTCGCGGAGACGCTTGATGACCCAGGGCAGGTTGGACCCATCGACGGCGAACCCGTTCGTACCGAATTCGGGTGGGCTGGCGCGTCGCATGGCAACCGTGTCCAGGAAGACGGGCTTGATTCCAGCTTCAAGCTTGCGCTTCACGTACGTGGCCACTGGGAACTTCTCGGGCGATTCCGGCAGGTTGCCCAAGGTGGAGCGGTAGGGACCGAAGGCGATCGTCGTGACCCACCCCTTCCCCGCCTCGGGGTCCGTCTCGACGTAGTAGCTGTCGGTCCCGCGCAGCGACTTGCTCGCCACTGACCTCGTACCGCGCCTCCCTCTGCCCAACAGTATGCTGGGGGGTGGCGTGAGAGGGTCGGGGAACAACTTCTTTTGCGCCGGTGGCACGGACTTCTGCGCAGGCATCAGCAGGGCGCGCTCGGACGTGATGCGAACGCCCTTGTCGTCCCCCTGGATTGCGATCTCATAGCGGAAGTTGCGGAAATCCTTCTCCGCCGGAAGCCTTTCGCGGAGATTCGCGGGGACATCCAACTCGATCGCCAACTCGAACCCGATGTCCCCTGACGGACGCCCCCATACCAGATCCTGGAAGTTCGATGTCCGTTCTCCGACGGCCGACTCCAGTCCGTCGCGAACCAGATCCCCGAGGAACGTGAGCGCATCAAAGAGCGTGCTCTTCCCGCTGGCGTTGGGACCGATGAGCATGTGGAAGCGATCAAGCGACACGTCAACGTACCGCAGGCATCGGTAGTTCAAGGCTTGGATCCTACGGATCATGGCTTCTCTCCCCGGACGTCGCGGGCGCGTGGCCCATCGCCCCGCGCACCGAGGAACCCCGGCCGCGGCAGCTGTAATCCGAAATCTCGCCCTTCACCGCTTTCTCAAGCCCGGTCACGACGAGATCCCTTGCGGATACATGTGGCTCCGGTGCCCCTCATGGCAATGTGCGCCTTCGACTCCGCGAGTTCGACCGTTCGGTACTCATACACGATCTCGACTCGCCCGCGTTCCGGCGCCGGGGCGTACCCGCGATCTCCTTCCCGCAAGATCTTCATCTCAGATGCGCTGGTGGTCGGGGCGCCAGTCTTCGACGGCCTGTTTGATGGAGTCCCGGCTCGTCAGTTCGCCCGCGAGGACCCGGCGTACCAATCCGGGCAGTTCCGCGTCGGAGGCGAAGCGGAGGGCGATGAGCTGGTCCGTCGTCAGCTGCCCGATGTCGCCCTTCAGGTCGTCCGGCAGAAGCCTCTCCAGGCGGAGGCGCTCCTCCAGGCGGATCACCCGATCCTGAACGCCCGTTGCGAAGCGCCGCGCGGAGAGAAGGGCGATCGCGGTGCAGGCGGCGACCACGAACAGGGCCAGGGTTCCCGCGCTGAAGTCCACGACGAGCAGGATTCCGACGCCGAGGGTCGCGGCCGTTGAGAGAAAGGCGCCCGCGAGGAACAGCGGTGGGGGGCGCCTGGCGTGGTTCGCGTAGTTCTGGGGCTGGGGCATTGCAATCCTCGATTCCGGTGCGGTACGTCACGCGGAAGAGTAATGTCCATCAGCGCCGCCCGCCGCCCGGAGGATCCCATGGCCGCCTCGAAGGACTTCGCCGCCCACCCGCTCCACGCCGCCGCCGCGGCGGCCGCCGTGCTCCTCGCGACGCTGGCCGCGCCCGGCCCGGCCGAGGCCACCGCGGTCGAAGCCGCCACGATCCTCCAGGAGATCCTCATCAGCGGGGGCACCGTGGTCACCTCGGAGGGACGGTTCGACGCGGACGTGCGGGTGCGGGACGGGACCATCGTCGAGATCGGGACCGGACTGGCCGCGGGGGCCGGCGCCCGCGAGATCGATGCCACCGGGCTGCTGGTCATGCCGGGCGGGGTGGATCCGCACGTCCACCTGGGGGGACGCACCCGCGACGATTACCGCACCGGGTCGCAGGCGGCGCTCGCGGGAGGCATCACCACCATCTCGAACTTCGCCTTCCCGGCCGAGGGGCGGACGCTCGCCCAGGCGATCGAGCGCGAGACGGCGCTCATCCGTGAGCAGGCGATCGCGGACGTCATCCTGCACGCGGGCATCAACGACCCCGCGACCCAGGAAGGCCAGGTGACCACCCTGGCCGCCGAAACCGGCCAGACCAGCACCAAGATCTTCATGGTGCGGACCGTGTTCGACGCCGACGTGCCCGACTACATGGCGACCATGGACGCGGCCGGGCGCGCCGGCATGCTGAGCATGGTGCACTGCGAGGACGGGCCCATCCTCGCCCGCGCGGTGGCCCAACTCACCGCCGCCGGACGCACCTCGCTCGAGTACTTCCCGGACAGCCGGCCCGTGGTCGGCGAAGTCGTCGCCACCCAGCGCGCGGTCGCCATGGCCGAGGCCACCGGGGCGCCCATCTACGCGGTCCACGTCTCCTCCGCGGGCGCACTGCGGGTGCTGCAGGATGCCCGCGACCGCGGGCTCAACGTCTTCGTCGAGACCCGCCCCATCTACCTCCACTTCACGCGCGAGCGCTTCGAGGGCCCCGACCGCGGGCTCTACGTGGGACAGCCGCCGCTTCGCGAGCAGGCCGATCAGGACGCCCTGTGGGCGGGCATCGCCAGCGGATCCGTGCACGTCCTCGCCACGGACCACGTCGCCTATCGACGCGACGAGAAGCTGGACCCGTCGCAGACCATCAGCCGGCACCGCGCCGGCCTGAGCAACCTCCAGGTGGTACGGCCGATGCTCTATTCCGAGGGCGTCGTCCAGGGACGCATCTCCGAGGAGCGCTTCGTGGCCGTGACCTCGACCAACGCCGCCAAGCTCTTCGGCCTCTACCCGCGCAAGGGCACGGTCGCGGCGGGCTCCGACGCTGACATCGTCCTCTGGGACCCGGACGAGACGCGCACCATCCGCGACGGGGACATGCTCTCCGGCGCCGGCTTCTCGGTCTACTCGGGGTGGGAAGTCACCGGCTGGCCCGTGATGACGCTGCGCCGAGGCGAGGTGGTGTACGAGAACGGGGAGATTCGGGCCGGGCCGGGGAGCGGTGAGTTGCTGCGCCGCGGGAGGTGGCGGGCGCCGTAGCTCGCGACCCGACCGTCAGTGCTTAGCGGAGTTTCCCTCGGGGCTTGATCAATCGGGCGATGAAGATTACTGTTTACTGAACCGTAGACGCGCCGGCGTAACCGGCTACGCGTCAGGACTCATCGAGCCGATAGCCACAGGGAGCCGAAAATGGCAGCACAGGTGCTGAATAAGGGACCCGTCGAGATCACCGTGAACAACCACCGCGTGAAGATCCACTCTCCAGCCACAGGCCTCGAGATCAAGCAGGCTGCGGTGGATGCCGGCATCCCGATCGAACTGGATTTCATCCTGGAGCGGGAACAGGGTGACGAGGCGGTTGAGATCGCGGACGATGAAAAGATCGACCTTCACGACGACGACAAGTTCACGGCGGCCGACGGCGACGACAACGCATGACCAGTGAGGAACTGGCCCCGAGCGTGGTCGCAGCGATCCGTGAACTGGAAGATGCGTTTCCGGATTCCAAGATCAGCTGGAGGGCAGACTCCCAAGGCGGCGCATTCGTGACGATTGAAGATGTGCCGCTGAATCCGGAGATCTTCGTACAAGCCGGCACGTGGGTGGGCTTTCGTATCGGATTCCAGTATCCGGCAGCGGAAGTCTACCCACACCATGTCCGACCGGATCTGGCGCGGAAGGATGGCAGACCGATCTCCGGGAAGGGATTCCACCCCGACAAGACCTTCGAAGGCCGCGCGTCCCTAATGCTCTCCCGGGTCAGCAAGCGTCGCGATGCCCGCGAAGACACTGCGCTGACGAAACTCCGTCGAGTTCTGGTCTGGCTCGAGCAGCGCCCATGAGCAGATCCTTCGACCTGGTCCTCCCCGAACAGCTCAGCAGAGATCTCTTCCTGCATCTCTTCTCCGATGGCGACGAGCACGGCGCCGTCCTGTCGGCAGGTGTCGTGGATACCCCCCGCGGCCTCCGTTTGCTTGCCCGGGAACTGTTCATAGCGAGAGATGGCATCGATTACGTGGCAGGACGGACCGGCTACCGCATGCTAACGGCCCGTTTCGTGGCCCATCACGCTCGTCACTGCCGGGACCAGGGTCTCGCCTACCTTGCCGTACACAACCACGAAGGCGTGGACTCCGTGCGTTTCAGCGACACGGACCTCGCATCTCACCAGCGAGGATACCCTGCGCTTCTGGACATCGTTAACGGACCACCCGTTGGAGCTCTGGTGTTCGCCGAGCGCGCAGTTGCGGGCGAACTCTGGATCCGAATCGGGGATCGAATCCCGCTTCGAGAAGGCCGTGTAACGGGCCGGTCCATTGAACGGCTGTACCCCTCGCCCAGGAAGGCTCCTGCCCACGCTGAATCGATCTACGATCGCCAGGCTCGGCTCTTGAGCGACCATGGACAGGAGCTACTCTGCAGCACGAAGGTCGGCGTCATCGGCGTCGGGGGCGTCGGGTCGTGGGTCGTCGCGAATCTGGCGCACCTCGGGGTCGGTGAGATCGTGGTTGCCGACCCGGATCGCATCGAGGCCACCAATCTTCCTCGTGTACTCGGCGCCACGCGCTTCCAGGCGCGAACCTTCCTGACCAGGTACGGTGGCCGGCTGGAACGCATCGGTCGACGTCTCGCAACGCACAAGGTCAAGATCTCACGCCGTGTAGCGAAGCGTGCGCGTCCGCGTGTTGCTGTCGACTGCTCGCCCAGCGACATCGTTGACGACGCCACGGCCCAGCGATTCCGCGACTGCGATTATATTTTCCTCGCCGCCGACACTCACCAAGCG
Above is a genomic segment from Candidatus Palauibacter scopulicola containing:
- a CDS encoding ThiF family adenylyltransferase; translated protein: MSRSFDLVLPEQLSRDLFLHLFSDGDEHGAVLSAGVVDTPRGLRLLARELFIARDGIDYVAGRTGYRMLTARFVAHHARHCRDQGLAYLAVHNHEGVDSVRFSDTDLASHQRGYPALLDIVNGPPVGALVFAERAVAGELWIRIGDRIPLREGRVTGRSIERLYPSPRKAPAHAESIYDRQARLLSDHGQELLCSTKVGVIGVGGVGSWVVANLAHLGVGEIVVADPDRIEATNLPRVLGATRFQARTFLTRYGGRLERIGRRLATHKVKISRRVAKRARPRVAVDCSPSDIVDDATAQRFRDCDYIFLAADTHQARCVFNALVHQFLIPGVQIGTKVQHNNDTDEIDDVFVNVRPVIPDFGCFWCAGLIDGRKLQLEAMSEDERRGQEYIDGAPAASVVTLNSVGVGLAVNDFLFAWTGLHPRNAERLRRHLRHYPRENRLLNRTPTERQPRCTDCAISNGSRFARGDNWDLPTARSGRTKTNRRLRRSHASR
- a CDS encoding amidohydrolase family protein, with product MSISAARRPEDPMAASKDFAAHPLHAAAAAAAVLLATLAAPGPAEATAVEAATILQEILISGGTVVTSEGRFDADVRVRDGTIVEIGTGLAAGAGAREIDATGLLVMPGGVDPHVHLGGRTRDDYRTGSQAALAGGITTISNFAFPAEGRTLAQAIERETALIREQAIADVILHAGINDPATQEGQVTTLAAETGQTSTKIFMVRTVFDADVPDYMATMDAAGRAGMLSMVHCEDGPILARAVAQLTAAGRTSLEYFPDSRPVVGEVVATQRAVAMAEATGAPIYAVHVSSAGALRVLQDARDRGLNVFVETRPIYLHFTRERFEGPDRGLYVGQPPLREQADQDALWAGIASGSVHVLATDHVAYRRDEKLDPSQTISRHRAGLSNLQVVRPMLYSEGVVQGRISEERFVAVTSTNAAKLFGLYPRKGTVAAGSDADIVLWDPDETRTIRDGDMLSGAGFSVYSGWEVTGWPVMTLRRGEVVYENGEIRAGPGSGELLRRGRWRAP
- a CDS encoding AAA family ATPase, coding for MIRRIQALNYRCLRYVDVSLDRFHMLIGPNASGKSTLFDALTFLGDLVRDGLESAVGERTSNFQDLVWGRPSGDIGFELAIELDVPANLRERLPAEKDFRNFRYEIAIQGDDKGVRITSERALLMPAQKSVPPAQKKLFPDPLTPPPSILLGRGRRGTRSVASKSLRGTDSYYVETDPEAGKGWVTTIAFGPYRSTLGNLPESPEKFPVATYVKRKLEAGIKPVFLDTVAMRRASPPEFGTNGFAVDGSNLPWVIKRLRERHPADYKEWLGHVRTILADLEDVSVVVRSEDRHAYLMLQYDTGMEVPSWTASDGTLRLLALTLLAYIPGDGEIYLLEEPENGVHPLALEGIRDSLSSAYDAQVLVTTHSPSLLALVEPHEILCFDKNAEGASDVVVGSEHPLLRNWQGSIDKTVLFAKGVIG
- a CDS encoding multiubiquitin domain-containing protein, which gives rise to MAAQVLNKGPVEITVNNHRVKIHSPATGLEIKQAAVDAGIPIELDFILEREQGDEAVEIADDEKIDLHDDDKFTAADGDDNA
- a CDS encoding DUF6526 family protein; amino-acid sequence: MPQPQNYANHARRPPPLFLAGAFLSTAATLGVGILLVVDFSAGTLALFVVAACTAIALLSARRFATGVQDRVIRLEERLRLERLLPDDLKGDIGQLTTDQLIALRFASDAELPGLVRRVLAGELTSRDSIKQAVEDWRPDHQRI